TCGGCCCGGCGACCTGCCCGACCTTCTCGCCTGGCTCGACGCCGTGGCCGGCTCGGGCCGGCCGGAGAGGATCGCGGCGGGCTTCCTGACGTACGAGGCCGGGGTGACGATCGAAGGGTCGAGGGAGCTGTTCCGGCCGCCCGCGACGCCTCTCGCCTGGTTCGGGCTCTTCGACACCGCACGACGAAGGGGTCCGGACACGGCGGCGGGACGGCGCGCGGGGGACGACCGCGTCGACGAACGCAGCCGTGGACCCGGAGTGGAGCCGCCGGCCGACATGCACCTTCCGGAGTGGACGGCGGCCGTCGAAGCCATCCGGGAGGGGATCGCCCGCGGCGACGTCTACCAGGCGAACCTGACGCGGCGGACGTCCCGGGCGCTGCCGGTCTCACCTCGCCGGCTCGCCGACCTGCTCTGGGCCGACAACCCCGTCCCGTGGGCGATCTGCATCGACACTGGTACCGAGGCCGTCGTGTCGAACTCGCCGGAGCTCTTCCTGGACGCCGACCTCGCGTCCCGGCGCGTGGCCTCGGCCCCGATCAAGGGAACCGTGCCCCGCTTCCTCGGCGGAAGCGAGGAGGCCGCACGCTCGGCCCTGCTGGCATCGGAGAAGGATGCCGCGGAGCACCTGATGATCGTCGACCTGATCCGCAACGACCTCGGGCGAGTCTGCGAAGCGGGAAGCGTTCACGTTCCCGCCTTCCGGACGGTGAGGAGCTTCCGGCACCTCCACCACCTCGAGTCGACCGTGGCCGGGACCCTCCGCGCCGGGACCCGGCTCTCGGACCTCCTCGTCGCGACGCTGCCGGGAGGGTCGATCACCGGCGCCCCGAAGCGCGCGGCGCTCGGGTTCATCCAAAGGCTCGAGCCGGTGGCCCGTGGACCGTACACGGGTGCCGCGGGCTTCGTTCGCGGAGACGGGACCGCCGTGTTCAACGTGGCCATCCGGACGGCCATCCTCCGGGGAGAGACGGTCTCCTACCACGCGGGCGGCGGTATCGTCTGGGACTCGGACCCCCTGCTCGAGTGGGCGGAGACCGAAACGAAATCCCGCGAGTTCTTCCGGGCGCTCGCCTCCGCGGCGAGAGAGAGCGAGGTCCCGTGAGCCCCGACCCCGTCCCCTTCGATGCCCCGGCCGTCGAGCGCGGCTTCGGCTTCTTCGAGACGCTCCTTCTCATCGGGCGCCGGGCCATCCTCTGGGAGCCCCACGCCCGTCGCCTCCTGACGGCCCTCGAAGCGCTCGACCTCCCGGCACCGTCCCTCGAGGCCCTGGAATCGTCCTCCGGCGCCGCCCTCCAGGGGATCGGGGACGACGACGGAGAGAGGGCACTGCGCCTCTCCTGGATCGCCGTCGGACCCGACGTGGACGCCCCGGCTTCGTGGAGGCTCGACGCGTCGGTCCGGCCGATCCCTGGGAACACCCTGGCCCGCAGGGCCGGCTCGCGGGCCGTGACGGTGCCGGGACGATTCCGACGCGATTCCCCCGGATTCAAGTCGACGAGCTACTTCGGGGCCGTGGCGGCGCTCCGGCACGCCCGCCGTTCGGGCGGGGACGAGGGGCTGTTCACGGATGGGGACCTCTACCTCGAAGGAGCTTCGACCGGACTCGTGGCGTGGAACGGCGGGCGGTTCGCGGGGCTCGCCCCGGGGGCGCTCCCGTCCGTCACGGCCGAGGCATTCCTCGATGGGGCGGGGGAGAGACGAGGCCTGGACCGCGAGGAGCTCCTCGCCGGCGCGATCCTTCTCGGGTCCCTGACGACGGCCGTTCCGCTCCTCGCACTCGACGGCGTCGAGTGCGGCCTCCCGCCGGCGATGCTGCGGGCCTGCGAGGCGTTCCGGCAGCGGCTCCGGACGGACGCCGCAATGCAGAAAACGCTCTAGACTGTTCCGAAGAGAGGCACGGTATGGCCACGAAGAAAGCGCGCCCGACTCCCGCCGCGTCCCACGTCGTTCTCTTCACGGGCTTCCCGGGCTTCATCGGCGCCCGTCTCATCCCGAGGCTCCTGGAGCTGAAGCCCGACACCGTCTTCCACTGCCTCGTGCAGGAGAAGTTCCTCGACCTGGCGCGGAGCTCGGTGGAGCAGCTCGCCGCGACGCATCCCAGGACGAAGGGGCGCATCGAGCTCGTGATGGGAGACATCACCGCTCCGGGACTCGGGATCGGCGAGACCGAGGCCCGCCTCCTGCACCGGAAGCTGACCGGCTGCTACCACCTCGCGGCGGTGTACGACCTCGCCGTGGCCCGGGACGTGGCGATGAGGATCAACGTCGAGGGAACGCGGAACGTCCTCGGCTTCCTGGAGGAGTGCCCGCACCTGCGGCGGTTCGACTACGTGTCGACGGCGTACGTGTCGGGAACCGCGGTCGGCACGTACCGCGAGACCGATCTCGACGTCGGGCAGTCGTTCAAGAACTACTACGAGGAGACGAAGTTCCTCGCGGAGGAGGCGGTCAAGGGGAGCGCCCTGCCGACGACGACCTACCGGCCGGCCATCGTCGTGGGCGACTCCCGGACGGGCGAGACGGCGAAATTCGACGGTCCCTACTTCGCGCTGAACGCGATGCGGCAGCTCCCGTCGCCCGGCGTCTTCGTGAAGGTCGGCCGGGGAACGGCCCCCGTGAATCTCGTCCCGGTCGACTACGTTCTCGAGGCGATGGCGCGCCTCTCGAGCTGGGAGGGCGCGATCGGGAAGACGTACCACCTGACGGACCCGAACCCTCTCTCCGCCTACGAGATCGAAGAGCTCTTCGCGAAGGCCATCGGCAAGCACTTCCTCTTCGTCCCGGTTCCGACGGTCCTCGCGAAGCTCCTCTTCTCGCCGAAGCCGATCCAGGACTACTTCGGCATGCCCGCCGCGACGGTCGAGTACTTCGACCACCCGGTCCGGTACGACAACGCCCAGGCGGCCGCGGACCTCGCGGCGTTCGGCGTGTCCTGCCCGCCTTTTGCCGACTACGTCCAGAACCTCGTCGCCTTCTACCGCAAGCACGTCGAGAAGATCACCCGCGGGGCGATGATTTGAAGGGAGCCCTCTCCCTCCCGACCGGGCCGATCATCGACGGCCAGGACGTCGCGACGGGGACGACGTTCTTCACCCGGAACCCGGCGACGGGGGAGAAGCTCGCCGAGATCCACCGTGCGGGGCCCGCCGAGATCGACGCCGCTGTCGCGGCCGCCCGGAAGGCGTACCTCCACTGGGGCGCCCGGACCCCGAAGGAGCGGCAGAAGCACCTCGCGAGCCTCCTCGAGGTCGTCCGCAGGTCCCACGACGGCCTGTCGCGGCTCATTGCCCTCGAACAGGGAAAGCCGGTCGCCGAGGCGCGAGCCCTCGATCTCGTACCGGCCGCGGACGCCCTCCGGTACCTCTCGAGGTTCACGGAGGAGCTGCTCGCTCCGAAGTCGGTCGACTACCAGCAGATCCTCTTCGCGCACAAGGCGGCCTCGTTTCGCTACGAGCCGCTCGGCGTCGTCGCGGTCATCACCCCCTGGAACTTCCCGTTCGCGATTCCCATGGTCGAGCTGGCCGCGTGCCTTGCGGCAGGGAATACCGTCGTCCTGAAACCCGCCTCCGCGACGGCGCAGACGGGCCTCGCGATCGGCGAGCTCTGCAGGCGGGCAGGCCTTCCGCCCGGTGTCGTCAACGTCGTGACGGCGACGGGCTCCGACGTCGACCGTCTCCTCGAGCACCCGGGAGTCGCGAAGATCCTCTTCACGGGCTCCGTCGAAACCGGATGCCACGTGATGCGGAAAGCGTCGAAAAACGTCACGCCGTTCGTTCTCGAGCTGGGCGGCAAGGACGCGGCGGTGGTCGCGGCGGACGCGGATCTCGATCGAACGGCGAGCGGCCTCGTCTGGGGCGCTTTCGCGAACGCGGGGCAGGCGTGCGGGTCGATCGAGCGCGTCTACGTGGTGAGGAGCGTCGCCGACGAGCTCGTCGCGAAGATCGTCGAGCGGACGAGACGGCTGCGCCAGGGAGACCCGCTCGCCGAGGCGACGGACCTCGGACCGATGACGACCGCCGAGCAGAGGGACTTCGTCGACGCCCAGGTGCGCGAGGCCGTCGCGCAGGGCGCGCGGGCGCTGACCGGTGGCGAGAAGCCCGTCGCGAAGGGGTACTGGTTCCCGCCCACCGTCCTCGTCGACGTGCACCACGGGATGCGCGTGATGACGGAAGAGACGTTCGGGCCGGTCCTCCCGATCGTCGTCGTCGACGACCTCGACGAGGCGATCGCGCTCGCGAACGACTCGGAGTTCGGCCTCACCGCCTCCGGGTGGACCCGCTCGACGAAGACGGCCCAGAAGCTCGTCGAGGAGCTCCGGACGGGGACCGTCACGATCAACGATCACCTCTACTCCTTCGGCGAGCCGACGGCGACCTGGGGCGGGCTCGGCAAGTCCGGGATCGGCCGGAGCCACGGCGTCCACGGACTGATGGAGCTCGTGAACGTCAAGCACGTCGGCGTCGACCTCCAGGACTCGCCCGCGGCCCCCTGGTGGTACCCGTACGACGGCGCCTTCCAGGAGTTCATGAAGAAGGCCTTCGGACTCCTCTACGCCCGAGACGCCCGGACGAAGATGACCGACGGCCTGGGTCTCCTCTCGAGCGGCCGGTTCTTCGGCTACGTGAAGGTGTCGAAGATCGCCGCGAAGCTCGGAAAGGTGTTCTGAGGCCGGGGCGACGGGCGCGCCGCCGGGCTCTCTCTAGAATCCCCTCCGTGGGGGCCCCTCCCGACCTCTCCTCGTACCCCGACCAGCCGGGGATCTACCTTTACCGCGACGCGAAAGGGAAGATCCTCTACGTCGGGAAGGCGCGCTCGATCCGCAAGCGCCTGGCCTCGTACTTCGTCGCAGGACCGAAGCACCCGAAGACGGAGGCGCTCCTCGCCGAGTTCGAGACGATCGACACCGTCGTCGCGAACACCGAGAGCGAGGCGCTCGCCCTCGAGAACGCGTTCATCAAGAAGCACAAGCCCCGGTACAACATCCTGCTGCGGGACGACAAGACCTACCCGTACATCAAGGTGACGACGGGGGAGGAGTGGCCCCGGGCGCACGTGACGCGGCGGGTCCTCAGGGACGGGCACAGCTACTTCGGACCGTTCCTCCCGGCACGAACGTGCCGCGGCGCGATGAAGATGGTGCAGCGGATGTTCCAGGTCCGTACGTGCCGGATCGAGATCGACGGGAACCTGCCCCGCCCGTGTCTCTACTTCGACATGCACGCGTGCCTCGGACCGTGCGTGGCGTCGCTGACGACGAAGGCGGCGTACGACGAGGCCGTCCGTGACGTGCTCCTCTTCCTGTCCGGCCGAAACGACGAGCTGGCCCTGCGCCTCCGGTCGAAGATGGAGACCGCCGCAGAGGCCGAGGGCTACGAGATGGCAGCGGCGTACAGGGACTGCCTGAGAACCGTCGAGGAGCTCGCTCAGAAGCAGCGGGTGCAGTCGCTCGCGGGGGAGGACGTCGACGTCTTCGGCGACTTCAGCGACGGCGGCAACCTCGCCGTCGCGGTGCTCCACGTGCGCGGCGGGACCGTTCTGGACACGCGCGAGCTCTTCTGGGAGGGAATCGGCGACGTCGACCCGGAGGAGTTCTGGGTCGCGTTGCTGTCGCAGTACTACGACGCGACGACCTTCCTTCCCAAAGAGGTCCACCTGCCCTCGGAGGTACCGGAGGAGGCGCTCGCTCCGGTCGAGACGTGGCTCTCGGAACGGCGCGGCGCCAGGGTCGAGATCCGGACGCCGAAGCGGGGCGCCGCGTTCGAACGGGTGAGGATCGCCCGGGACAACGCCCGGACGAGCCACGTCCGGCGCTTCCGGATCGTCCGCGAGGCGGGGGAGAAGGCGACGCTGGCGCTCGCGAAGGCGCTCGACCTCGACCACCGCCCCGCCCGGATCGAGTGCTTCGACATCTCCCACCTTCAGGGGAGCGACACCTACGCCTCCTGCGTCGTCTTCATCGACGGCAAGCCTCAGAAGGACGAATACCGGGCGTTCCGGATCGACCGCCCCGTGCCGGACGACTTCGCCTCGATCGCCGAGGCCGTCACGCGGCGCTACGAACGGCGGAGAGAGGAGGGCGAGCCCTTTCCCGATCTCCTCGTCATCGACGGGGGAAAAGGGCAGCTCTCGGCAGCCCTCGCGGCTCTGGACCGGATCGGGATCGAGATGCCGGCGATCGGCCTCGCAAAACGGGAGGAAGAGGTCTTCGTCCCGGGACGCTCCCTGCCCCTGGTTCTCCCGCGCCGGCACGCCGGGCTGAAGCTGCTCCAGCGCGCCCGCGACGAGGCGCACCGCTTCGGCCTCAGGCACCACCGCCGGGCGAGGACCCGCCGGACGCTCGCGAGCCCGCTCCTCGAGGTCCCGGGTCTCGGGCCGGCTTCCGTCCGGCGTCTCCTGGCCGTCTTCGGGAACGCGGAGGCCGTCCTCGCTGCGACGGCACAGGCCCTGGCTGCAGCCGGAGGAAAGGCCTCTGCCTCGCGAATAGAGAGATGGAGGGCGTCCCGGGAGGACAAGGGCCGGTAGAATCCACGGTCTATGGACACTTCCAAGTCGGGGGGCGGCTCGCTCTCGGGAGGGACGCTCGAGAAGACGGAATTCGCGGAGGTCCTCCGGTCGGCGTATCACGCGAGGAAGAACGCGCAGGTCCTCGTCTCGTCGAAGGGGGAGGAACGGAGCTTCTGGTTTCACCGGGGACGGCTCCTCTCCGCGTCGTCGAACCGGGAAGCCCAGCTCGTCGGGGAGCTGCTCCGGGCGTTCGGGCTCGCCGACGAATCCGTGCTGTTCTCGGCCTTCGAGAAGGCCCTCTCGGATCCGGGCCGTGGACTCGCGAACGCACTCAGGGATTCCGGGGCGGTCGCTCCCTACATTGCCGACGCCTGCGTCAGGGCGCTCGCGGAGAAGGTCCTCTACTCGACGTTCCAGTGGACGTCGGGGATGTACACGATCGTGCCGCTCGAAGGTCCACCCGACATCCCCACGGCCTTCGACCAGACGACGGCGACCCTCATCCTCGAAGGCCTTCGCCGGCTCCCTCCGGTGATCGGCGCTCTCCCGAAGATCGAGCCGAAGGCGCGGCCCCTCCTCGCACCCGATCTCCTGATGCGCTATCAGTACGCGGCCGTCACGCCGGAAGAGGCCGAGGCGCTCGACGCGGTCGACGGGACGAAGTCCGCGGCCGACGTCTGCCTCGACCTGAGGATCCTCGAGAGGCTCCGGGCGGCGGGCTTCGTTACCCTGGCCACGAAGGCCTCCCGGCCCGATGAGCCGCCGGCGCCAGGAGGGGTCTGCTTCCTGAACGTCGAGATCGCCGGTACGCCTCCGAGCCCCCGCATGTCCGAAGCGCTCGAGATGCATGCGCGGCTCGTCTGGAACACGTACCGGCGTCTCGACTGGATCAACGCGTACGAGGTTCTCGGCGTTCCGGAGAACGCACAGGACGCCGATCTCCGGCAGGCCGTCCACGAACGGGCCAAGCTCTTCCACCCCGACAACGCCGTACGGGCCACTCTCGGCGACGCATCGGAAGCCCTCGAAGCGCTCTTCACGAAGGTCAGGGAAGCCGACCGGGCGTTCGCCACCACGGCGGCCCGGGAGGAGTACGACCGCTCGCTGAACCGCGGGACGATGTCGGCTCCTGTCTCGTTCGGCCAGACCAACCCGGAGGTTCAGCGACAGGTGGCCAAGGCGAACTACCAGCGAGCCCGGACTCTGGTCGAGATGGAGGATTACTACCCCGCTTACGAAATGCTCCGGCAGGCGGTGGAGTTCGACCCCGACAGGCCCGAGTACTGGACGTTTCTCGCGAAGGTGCAGGGGCGGAATCCGAAGTGGGTGCGGCAGGCGACCGAGACCCTCCGCCGCGCCGCCGCCCGTCTTCCCGAAAGCGTAGAGGTCTGGCTGGCTCTCGCAGACGCCTGCGCGAACGAGCGAAACGAAGTGGAGCGGGTCAAGGCGCTTCGGGAGGTCCTGAAGCTCGATCCGACGAACCGGAAGGCGGCGAAGGCGCTCGCGGAGATCGCGGCGACGAAGCCTCGCTGACGAGGGCGCAGGGGACTATCCTCGAAGGACGATGGAGTCTGTCGCTCACTTTGGCACGGGACTTGGTCTCGCGGCCGGAGCGGGCCTGAACGCGTACGCCGTCCTGCTCGTCTACGGTGGCATCGCCCGGCTCTTCCCCGAGGACTTTCCGGGCGCCATTGCGCGATTCCTCGCCGAGCCGACGACGCTCGGGGTCCTCCTCGGGCTCTACCTGCTCGAATTCTTCGCGGACAAGATTCCGGGGCTGGACCACGTGTGGGACGTCATCCACACCGTCGTCCGGCCCGTGGCCGGGGCGCTCCTGGCCGTCGCTGCGGTGGCCCCCACCTCCGAGACGCCGATGGCGATCCTGGCCGGTGGGGGAGGCGGGGTCACGGCCTTGGCCTCGCACCTCGTCAAGGGCACCGTCCGGCTCACGTCGACGGCGCTGACGGCGGGCGTCGCGAACTTCGCGCTGTCGCTCGCCGAGGACGTCCTCGCGGTCCTCCAGGCGATCGTCTCGATCTTCCTGCCCCTCGTCGCGCTCGTGCTGGCGGTCGCCGTGGCCGGCCTCTTCCTCCTCTGCGTCCCGAAGCTCGCGAGGGGCGTCGACCTCTTCGCCAATCGGCGTCGGCGAAAGGTCTCGGAGCCTCAAGACGCCGGCTCGTGACGCGGGGCGGGGTATCCTCCAGGCGACTCGGGCCGGACGGGTGATCGTCGCTCGGACGGTTCAACCGTAGCGAGGGGAGGAAAGTCCGGACTCCAGCGAGCAGCGTGCCGGGGAAATCCCGGTCGGGGCAACCCGAAGGAAAGTGGCACAGAGAACAGACCGCCTCGGTTCCCGCGAGGGGCCGCGGTAAGGGTGAAAAGGTGCGGTAAGAGCGCACCGCGAACCCCGGCAACGGGGTCGGCAGGCCAAACCCCACGCGGAGCAAGGCCGAATAGGGGAACGGAAGGGGCGCTCGCCCCCGCGCCGCGAGGCGACGTTTCCGGGTAGGCTGCTCGAGCCCCGCCGAGAGGCGCGGGCCGAGAGGAATGATCGCCGGCCGGAAGGCGCGAGCCGACCGGTCACAGAATCCGGCTTACAGTCCGGCCCGAGTAGGGGGGGGGGGGGCATTTATTCAGGGGAAAAGGGGGGGGGGGGGGGGGGGGGGGGGGGGGGGCCCCCGGGGGGTCCGGCCCGAGTCATTTTTTCGAGGACAAATGGGGGGGTGCCGGGGGGGGCGTGCGGGCAGGTCTGCCTTGCCTCAAAATGCAGGCGTGGCCGAGCTCATCGACGGGAACAACCTCCTCGGCCAGAGGGGCATCACGCGGGAGACCCTGCTGCGGGAGCTGGCGGATCTGGCACGGGCCAAGAGAAGGAAGCTCACGGTCGTCTTCGATGGTCCTCCGGACCACGGCCGACCGAAGGTGCAGCTGCTCGGGGACGTCACGGTCGTCCACGCGGCGCCCCGAAGCGCCGACGAGGAGATCGTCCGCAGGGTGCGCGAAGCGCGCGACCCGCGGGGCGTGACCGTCGTGACCGACGATCGCGTCCTGTGCGAGTCCGTCGATGCCGCGGGGGGACGCACGCTGGCGGTGGCCGTGTTCCGGCAGGCCGGGTCACAGAGACTGACGAAGAAGGCCGCCGAAGGCGAGGACAAGAGGGATCCGGGGGGGAACGCCTCCGACTGGGCCCGCTGGTTCAGCGACCCGAGGAACCGGATCGGGTGAGCGGTCCGCTCCGGCGTCCCCGGCGGCTCGCACCGGGTGCGCTCGTCGGGGTCGCAGCGCTCTCCGGGCCGGTCCGCGAGGAAGACCTCGCGGCAGGCGTTGCCACGCTCGAGTCGTTCGGGTACCGGGTGCGACTCGCCTCGAACGTCCTCTCGCGAGAGCCGCTCCTCGGTCTCGCGGGAGACGACGACGCCCGCCTCGCCGGATATCTGGCTCTCGTCTCGGATCCCGAGGTCGACGCGGTTCTCTTCGCGCGGGGAGGGTACGGTGTGACGCGCCTCCTCGGCCGCCTTCCGGAGGCGCTGCTGCGCGAAACCGCGAAGCTCCACTGCGGCTTCTCGGACCTCACGGCACTGTCGGCCTTCCTCAGGGAG
The sequence above is a segment of the Holophagales bacterium genome. Coding sequences within it:
- a CDS encoding anthranilate synthase component I family protein; translation: MASPFVLLRGPGWRLPAPLDLGSPLEVRAVAADRPGDLPDLLAWLDAVAGSGRPERIAAGFLTYEAGVTIEGSRELFRPPATPLAWFGLFDTARRRGPDTAAGRRAGDDRVDERSRGPGVEPPADMHLPEWTAAVEAIREGIARGDVYQANLTRRTSRALPVSPRRLADLLWADNPVPWAICIDTGTEAVVSNSPELFLDADLASRRVASAPIKGTVPRFLGGSEEAARSALLASEKDAAEHLMIVDLIRNDLGRVCEAGSVHVPAFRTVRSFRHLHHLESTVAGTLRAGTRLSDLLVATLPGGSITGAPKRAALGFIQRLEPVARGPYTGAAGFVRGDGTAVFNVAIRTAILRGETVSYHAGGGIVWDSDPLLEWAETETKSREFFRALASAARESEVP
- a CDS encoding aminotransferase class IV, which gives rise to MSPDPVPFDAPAVERGFGFFETLLLIGRRAILWEPHARRLLTALEALDLPAPSLEALESSSGAALQGIGDDDGERALRLSWIAVGPDVDAPASWRLDASVRPIPGNTLARRAGSRAVTVPGRFRRDSPGFKSTSYFGAVAALRHARRSGGDEGLFTDGDLYLEGASTGLVAWNGGRFAGLAPGALPSVTAEAFLDGAGERRGLDREELLAGAILLGSLTTAVPLLALDGVECGLPPAMLRACEAFRQRLRTDAAMQKTL
- a CDS encoding SDR family oxidoreductase, which translates into the protein MATKKARPTPAASHVVLFTGFPGFIGARLIPRLLELKPDTVFHCLVQEKFLDLARSSVEQLAATHPRTKGRIELVMGDITAPGLGIGETEARLLHRKLTGCYHLAAVYDLAVARDVAMRINVEGTRNVLGFLEECPHLRRFDYVSTAYVSGTAVGTYRETDLDVGQSFKNYYEETKFLAEEAVKGSALPTTTYRPAIVVGDSRTGETAKFDGPYFALNAMRQLPSPGVFVKVGRGTAPVNLVPVDYVLEAMARLSSWEGAIGKTYHLTDPNPLSAYEIEELFAKAIGKHFLFVPVPTVLAKLLFSPKPIQDYFGMPAATVEYFDHPVRYDNAQAAADLAAFGVSCPPFADYVQNLVAFYRKHVEKITRGAMI
- a CDS encoding aldehyde dehydrogenase, which encodes MKGALSLPTGPIIDGQDVATGTTFFTRNPATGEKLAEIHRAGPAEIDAAVAAARKAYLHWGARTPKERQKHLASLLEVVRRSHDGLSRLIALEQGKPVAEARALDLVPAADALRYLSRFTEELLAPKSVDYQQILFAHKAASFRYEPLGVVAVITPWNFPFAIPMVELAACLAAGNTVVLKPASATAQTGLAIGELCRRAGLPPGVVNVVTATGSDVDRLLEHPGVAKILFTGSVETGCHVMRKASKNVTPFVLELGGKDAAVVAADADLDRTASGLVWGAFANAGQACGSIERVYVVRSVADELVAKIVERTRRLRQGDPLAEATDLGPMTTAEQRDFVDAQVREAVAQGARALTGGEKPVAKGYWFPPTVLVDVHHGMRVMTEETFGPVLPIVVVDDLDEAIALANDSEFGLTASGWTRSTKTAQKLVEELRTGTVTINDHLYSFGEPTATWGGLGKSGIGRSHGVHGLMELVNVKHVGVDLQDSPAAPWWYPYDGAFQEFMKKAFGLLYARDARTKMTDGLGLLSSGRFFGYVKVSKIAAKLGKVF
- the uvrC gene encoding excinuclease ABC subunit UvrC, with the translated sequence MGAPPDLSSYPDQPGIYLYRDAKGKILYVGKARSIRKRLASYFVAGPKHPKTEALLAEFETIDTVVANTESEALALENAFIKKHKPRYNILLRDDKTYPYIKVTTGEEWPRAHVTRRVLRDGHSYFGPFLPARTCRGAMKMVQRMFQVRTCRIEIDGNLPRPCLYFDMHACLGPCVASLTTKAAYDEAVRDVLLFLSGRNDELALRLRSKMETAAEAEGYEMAAAYRDCLRTVEELAQKQRVQSLAGEDVDVFGDFSDGGNLAVAVLHVRGGTVLDTRELFWEGIGDVDPEEFWVALLSQYYDATTFLPKEVHLPSEVPEEALAPVETWLSERRGARVEIRTPKRGAAFERVRIARDNARTSHVRRFRIVREAGEKATLALAKALDLDHRPARIECFDISHLQGSDTYASCVVFIDGKPQKDEYRAFRIDRPVPDDFASIAEAVTRRYERRREEGEPFPDLLVIDGGKGQLSAALAALDRIGIEMPAIGLAKREEEVFVPGRSLPLVLPRRHAGLKLLQRARDEAHRFGLRHHRRARTRRTLASPLLEVPGLGPASVRRLLAVFGNAEAVLAATAQALAAAGGKASASRIERWRASREDKGR
- a CDS encoding DUF4388 domain-containing protein, which translates into the protein MDTSKSGGGSLSGGTLEKTEFAEVLRSAYHARKNAQVLVSSKGEERSFWFHRGRLLSASSNREAQLVGELLRAFGLADESVLFSAFEKALSDPGRGLANALRDSGAVAPYIADACVRALAEKVLYSTFQWTSGMYTIVPLEGPPDIPTAFDQTTATLILEGLRRLPPVIGALPKIEPKARPLLAPDLLMRYQYAAVTPEEAEALDAVDGTKSAADVCLDLRILERLRAAGFVTLATKASRPDEPPAPGGVCFLNVEIAGTPPSPRMSEALEMHARLVWNTYRRLDWINAYEVLGVPENAQDADLRQAVHERAKLFHPDNAVRATLGDASEALEALFTKVREADRAFATTAAREEYDRSLNRGTMSAPVSFGQTNPEVQRQVAKANYQRARTLVEMEDYYPAYEMLRQAVEFDPDRPEYWTFLAKVQGRNPKWVRQATETLRRAAARLPESVEVWLALADACANERNEVERVKALREVLKLDPTNRKAAKALAEIAATKPR
- a CDS encoding DUF4126 domain-containing protein is translated as MESVAHFGTGLGLAAGAGLNAYAVLLVYGGIARLFPEDFPGAIARFLAEPTTLGVLLGLYLLEFFADKIPGLDHVWDVIHTVVRPVAGALLAVAAVAPTSETPMAILAGGGGGVTALASHLVKGTVRLTSTALTAGVANFALSLAEDVLAVLQAIVSIFLPLVALVLAVAVAGLFLLCVPKLARGVDLFANRRRRKVSEPQDAGS
- a CDS encoding NYN domain-containing protein, whose product is MAELIDGNNLLGQRGITRETLLRELADLARAKRRKLTVVFDGPPDHGRPKVQLLGDVTVVHAAPRSADEEIVRRVREARDPRGVTVVTDDRVLCESVDAAGGRTLAVAVFRQAGSQRLTKKAAEGEDKRDPGGNASDWARWFSDPRNRIG